TATGGTTAGGTTGTAATCATTAAGGAATAtttttgaaaactttcaaatgggtcaaaatgaatcacttaatgagTTTGTAACAAAAGTTCAAGGAATGATAAATTAGATAATCAACATGTGATTGAGAAAATTTAATAAGTTATCATTCCAAATTTGATAATGTTGTTTCCATAATTGAAATTTCAAAAGAACTTACATCTATGAAAATTGATAAGTTGAGTGGCATTCTTTCCACTACAGAAGAACGAATGAAAATTAGTGAAGAACCTATGTTATTCTTTCAATCGTTTTGGCACATTATTAGCCAAGACATTGTTAAGggtgttaaagaattttttttatctaagCTGATCTTGAAAGAGATAAATGTCACATTTTCGGTCCTTATCCCCAAGACTCCGAGCGCTGACTCTATGGAGCTTTTCAGACCGATTAGTCCgtgcaattccttttataagattatatcTCAGGTTCTCACCCTTAGATTTCTTTCTATTCTTCCTGACATTATTTCTCCTCATCGGACCAGCTTCATTCCTAAAAGGCATATTCTGGACTCCATCGTCTCCATCCACGAGGTTGTACACTCCCTGGAAGTCTCCAAAAACCAAGGTTTCCTATTGAAACTTGATTTATCGAAGTCTTATGATCGGGTGGACTGGTGTTTTCTTCTCAGAATCCTTAAAGATTTCGGATTCGGTAAGAAAGTGATTCAGCTGATTTCCCGACTGATCTCTACTCCCTCACTTTTAGGTATTGTCATTGGTTCTCCTACCCCCCTTTTCAAGTTGTCAAGAGGTTTGGGACAAGGGGATCCTATATCTCCTATTTTGTTTGTTATCAAAAAACTTGTTTATGAATGTCAACTAAAAGGTTCCAAACCGTCGTCGGTTGAGAGGGTATGCTCCCATcaaaaatttgttgatgacacggtGTTGATGGGCGCATCAACTATCAAGGAAGCCAGGACCCTTAAATCGATTATAAATATCTATTGCCAAGCCTCGGGTCACCTGATTAACTGGATGAaaagttttctcttcttcctcaacACTCCTAAATATAGGCAGGGAAGAATTGCTAGAATTTTGGAATGTCAGATCAGTTTGCTCCCCTCTATCTACTTGGGTCTCCCTCTATGCAAAAATCCTCCTGAGACGTTTTGGAGTACCCTGGTGGACAGATTCCACAAAACAATTGTTGGCTGGAAAGAAGCCCTTATGAGCCAAGCAGGGAAAATCCAATTATTAAAATCCTCCCTTCTAGAGCCTTCCTATGTATGCTTTAAGTCTATTTAGAATTCCGACCAAGTTTGCTGAAGGTATTGAAAAGATTCAAAAGTCCTTCCTCTGGTTAGGGGTAGAGGAGAGGAAAAGGATTTCTCTGATATCATGGGACAAAGTTCGTAGACCTAAAAGAATGGGTGGCCTTGGTTTGAGAAACATTAAAACTCTTAATAAAGCCCTTCTCGCTAAATAAATCTGAAGATTGTTTGGGAAAACCAGTGAATGGGATTCAATTTGGAAAGCCAAATAGATGCAACCTCAGATATCTCTTGCAGATTTTCTTAATTGCTATGAAGCCCCTTCTGGATTGGCAATTTGAAATAATGTGGTCCAATCTAAAATGGTTGCTGGAAAAGGTAAAAGATGGATTATTGGTAATGGTAGAAAAGTCAATTTCTGGGAGGATACTTGGTTGATGGAGACCCCCCTCTCCAACAAGGTTTATTTTTACACCTTTATCTTTGTGTGCAAGGCCAGATTTTGTACTAAGATGGCTTACTGCTGGAGGGATAACCATTGGGTGAATCTGAGTGCCATAGACCCATCCATTAACCCTGTTATGATTCTGCTTAATTCTATTTTTTTGGACCCTTTGCTTGAAGATAAAATCTTTTGGGCGGGTACTTCCTCTGGTAGTTATTCGATGGTTTCTAATGTCCTCTTATTGTTCCACTCTCTTGAGCCTCCCCCTTGTTGGTCTAGAGCTTGGATTCGTGGTCTCATTCCCaagatcaatatatttttttggatcATTCTGCAAAACAAAATCCGCACCATTGATAGTCTCTGCAAAAGAGGCTTCCATCTACCCAATAGGTGCTACCTTTTCCATAATGAGGAAGAAAATGTTAACCATATAACTATCCACTGCCCCTTCTCTCAAGCTATTTGGTCACAAATTTTGCAGCTTTGGAACATGAATTGGGTCTTTCCTGCTTCTATCCAAGAGTGTTTCACTTGTTGGAGATGCCCTTCCTTGAACGACTCTATCAACCTTCTATGGGACCTCATCCTGCCTCATGTGGTTTGGGGAATCTGGAAATAAAGGAACAACAGATTATTCAGAGAGTCCTTCTCCTCCCCTGAAGTGATGTTTACTAAAATTAAGTGGGCCATTGTGGAAAATTTGAAAGCTAATGGTAAGCCTCTTCTTTTCAGGAGCAAGGATGAATCGAAGCTCTTCAAAAACTGGAATGTTTCCTCTTCTATAGATATATGTGACCAAAAAAATAAGAGAGAAAGTAGTAGGTGGTTTTTTCCTTCGACTGGTTCGATcaaagctaattttgatggggcggccaaGGGAAATCTGGGGCTGACTAGGTGTGGACAAGTGTTAAGAAATGAAACACGCTATTGTATTGTGGCAgtggcactccccatgggatcCCAGACCAACCACTTAGACGAGGCCATGGCAGCTTATCAAGCCCTTGCCCTTCCCAAATCTTTGGGATTTAATAAAgtttggcttgagggagattctaataaCATTGTTAAATGCCTAAAGGGCCTATCCTCTCCATCAACGAACCTTCATTATAAGGTCATTTTTTTAACCTCTTCATTTTACCATTCATTCTTttgatcatccatgtcttcaaAAAAATTACTAAATTAGGTAAGTTTTGGGAATTTAAAAATGTCACCATGAACCATAATTTACTTGATTGTATTTCTCATAAGAAACTTTTTAAAAAATatagtatttatttttttatttaattataatatttattttctattttctattaaaCATATATTTTTTCTAAGCATGTAGAGCTCTAAATGAGCAtgtgaaaaaatggaaaaaaattgttaaaaactaATCCTCTATCATACTGatgatcctatatatatatatatatatatatatacatacaaatagaAACCCTCTTCACAAAGAAGAAAAGATAGTTAGTCACAATAAAATAAGTTGGAAAGAAGTTGTTAGTAACACATTACCCAAAGCAATGGGTAAAAAAAATTCCACCCaagatataatatatattatttatattatatatttatatataatttattatataaaataaataataaaaattacatagaTTTCTTAATTATTGTTTTTATtggtttcttaattatttatttaatattttatataatataaaataaaaattatatataaaaacaaTGGATGCAAAGCATCATGTTCCTACCAATAGCAGGATAAAAGTAGATATGAAGATAAAGGGAAAGGGGGAGACAGAGAGATGATGTGAGAAATAGAgagtttttattttaaatttaaaaatatttaaatacaaaagattaagattttaaacataatatttaataacAAGAGACGCAAGCATAGAGTTCTTGCCAATTGTTAGTAAGGATAAGCAATGAGTGAAAAGAGACTTGTAGTAAGGGTGTAGATAGAATTAAGGAGTTTTGTGGAATTTGTTAGAGGCAGAAAGGTTTTATAATTGAAGAAAAAGATTTCAAAACTAGCAGCAATAGCATTGAAAATTGTTGACTACCCTTTAAAACACAGAAGATTATTTGACAACAGAGAACCATTTTGCAAAGATTCAAATCTAATAGGCAAACATATGTGTCAATTAACACTCAACCATTAATGTCCATGACAAAGATGAAGCACTAGATTAAATACTTATGACTTAGATATATGAGATTAGCTCAATTCCActcaaataaatcatttttaaaataaagGCTCTGAATATTCCAAAATTGTAAaaattcaataaatcattttcaaaatagcaTGTGAATATTCCAAAATTGTAAAAAATCAGTTTCACCATTTGAAAAACAATAAAACATTAATCCCATCACTCTTTTCTACCAAAAATATATAGCTCAAAATCTCCACTCAATGCCCCATGGTACAATTTTTAACCCATACTTTTTTGTACCAAATTGGAACAGTTTTCTAAATAGATTTGTCATTTGAATGTACAATGTGAAAATTTGATATCATTAATTTGATGAGTAGTTCAATTATTTTGAATATGGaaaactatttgttgaaatgattaaagttttattttgtaaatgtttatatttgATCATCACACATATATTTGACTATATTATGTTATATATTATATTTGATCATCCCAGCACAAACAATACGTGTACGTGTACACTCTTTAGCTTCTCCTTGAAGAAAGTAAGAAAGTACTAATGCGCTTATCATTGTGACCAAAGTATATAGTATATTAACTTTCAATAAATCAAGTTTATTTTTAATTacattctttattttttttatgcaaatatatttcaaattatttgatAATTAGTAATACTTGAAATTTTTCAAACTAAACAAATCGTTTACTATAAAAAAATACCATCCAAATGCTTCTCTGTTTTCTGCTCTATGCTAACCACATTATTGGGAGGAACTTGATGCTTGAACTTGATGTTTTGTGTCTCTtgtataataaatataaatattcaaatttaaaagaatcattttattctctattttattttgttgttcacATGGACTTTCTTTCTttaatacattttctttatttttttgctttttaataatgcattgatctattagaataaaataagaagataaataaactagcatgtaatttatttaattttaaattaataaattatttcataataaatgattttttctattttttacaaAAATCTAAAATAGAGAATAATAAGATGTTAAAAGCACAATTTAATGTacctaaaatttatattaaaaaaataaattatatttcaaatattatCAATATATATTTGGAAGAAATTAAATCTatctaaaaaacaaataaaatgtcTATTAGATTTACCAAACATTTACTGAGGAGTTAACACATGTGAGTAGATTTAATGTACATACTGATATTTTATTTAATGATTtgtataaaaatttaaatttttttttttagaaaaattgaattttagatttATAGAAATCAGTAAGATCAAAGAGAAGTGACATTTCagtaaaaatagaaaataaatttagaCTATaatattttagttaattttttaactCTTTATAAtctatgattaaattaattaaagaatgaaatttaattaaaaaaactaaaaataaaaaaatgatatttaataaataatataaatatgtaatataagaaaataaaaaatatgtgtcataGTTTATgatatataaaacaaaataaaaacgaTTTCATGCATTCACAGAAAACAATAGTGGGCGGCAAAAACTACACTTGATTTCCTCCGTTTTGTTAAAATGGATGTTATCAGATGTACGAGATGCCTGTTTTATCGGTTGGATAGCCGCGCATTACTGCACTTCACGTTAGTTCTAGTCTCAGCTTTTTGTCCCTCAAACTTGTAACGGCTAAAATGAGCATTTCGCGGGTAACTTCAGATTAGTTATTATTAGCGCAGATTTAAAACCAATCACAACTTACTCGACTCCGCGGgagaaaaataattatataatcgGATTTTATCgcccatttttcatcatttcttgtgCGGGTTTGAATTCAAGGGAGAAATTATAGATTTTGAAGCTTATATAATGAAGAGAGCAGCGGAGAAGGAAAGATCAGAGATTCGGGGACCAAAACGGTAAGTTAGTTTTTATACTAAGCTGGAAATTAATTGCTTCTTTCAAGCTTGGGCAGAACATGAGATTTCTGACTATTTCTTGTCGTTTGTGCTGCGTTAATTTCAGTTGTAGGTTCGCCGAAGGTTATGAAGAGATGCCTTTGCCAACAGAGATAGACGCACAATCATATCTGATTTCAGTAAAAGAGCATTTCAAAGATGATATGGGAAAATTCGCAGAGTTTATTCAAATCCTCGATGATTTTAGGTCAAAGACGTATGTAATCCTTGCAAATCTTTACTTAGGGCTTCCGAATTTCTAATTGATAATGTATTTTACGCTCTTTGAACCGGCATTTTTGGTTAATTTGCAGATGTGATGCGATCAAGGTTATTGCCAGATTGAAACAGCTCGTTAAGAGCCATGAACTTCTTTTAGGTTTCAATAAATTTCTCCCAAAAGGCTTCGAAATCTTGCTCCCTTCCGAAGATTTTCTACGAGACGGACACAAGGATCAACATCACAAATCAAGGGCTATGTTGGGTAGCAATGCTTTGCCAGCTTCAAACAATGAGAAAATCACATACAAACCCAAATCAGAGATGGACCTTTCTCATTTGGAACAGTGTACTCCTAGATACCGTTTGATACCACAGAATGTAAGGAAAATCTCTCTTATTTTAATGGAAGAATCAATGTCTGGTGGGATTCATAAGCAAAGTTTAAACATGCATTATTACAATCCATCTGCATGAACTGCCGCTATTTTTTGCATACAATTATAAATCTTCAGTTGCAGTCTAAGCCACTATTTTGCATTCGAAATTCTTATTGTAAATACAATTCCTTTGTGCACTTCTTCTGAAGCTATCTACTGACCTCCCTAGATCTTGTTTCTTTTTTAGTTTATTTCATAATGTAGAGATGTATGATTgttttttctatttaaaatttgGCTGAAGAATCAACATTAATTTCATTATGTTGCAGTTCCTGAAACCCGTTGCCAGCTGTTCAACTGATCTTGACGCAGAGGTATTGAATGATATTTGTGTATCAGTAGCATCTGGTACAGAGGATTACCGAAGAAAAAGGCAATTTAACACTTATGAGCAGGCTATTCTCAATTGTGAGGATGACAGGTACCACATATATTGAAGTTAATCTTCTAGTTACATATAGGAGTACTTTTTAAGGATTGTCAATTTGTAATTATTCGGTGGAAAATCATGAGTTTTCTGGAGTACTAATAAACTAACCAAGCATACTACATACAGAGAGCGAGAGCTTATCATTTGGTGTTAGGTGCTCCCTATCACTGAAGATAGTATACAGGTGTATTATTTTGTATTTAACATtgtcaaattttgaatttccagaTTTGAGTTGGACATGCtcataaaaaatttagaagctGCAATTGAGCGTGTACATGAGTTACTGGAAAAGCAACATGCTCATTTCAGAATTGAAGACCACCTGACAGGTAGCTTCTTTTTAAGAGTTTCTGTAATTATAGTCACAAGTTGGATATTTAGTTTGGTTGGTTGTAAATGTGACGAGTAATTTGTCAACATTTGGCCATTGCAGCTATGAATTTAAGGTGCATTGAGCTCATTTATGGAAATTGCGGGCTTCGTATAATAGATCTGCTGCTTGAAAAGCCAGATCGCTGTTTACCAGTAATTGTAAAACGTCTTCAACAGAAGCACGACGAATGGGTCGATTGTCGGACCAGATTCAACAAAGGCTGGGCAGATGTTTATACAAAGTACTATCAGAGATCTCTTGACCACCATAGCTCCCGCTTTAACCAAAGAGATGCAAAATGTTTGAGCCACTTGGAAAATATTATGGAGGATTGTTGTATATAATATTAATTTCTGACTTGTGAAAACAAGATTGAGGTTTTACTCAATCGCTATGTGCTTCTTGTTGGAATATTTaatctctcatttggcatgagaagaaatgtaataaaatattaatttctgACTTGTGAAAATATAATTGTGTTTTTTCTCAACCTATATGCTTCTTGTTGGAATATTTAatttctctcatttggcatgagaagaATTGTATGCAcagtaatattttattttattttttattctttattttaatATGAAGCTAAAAATAAAATTagattatatatattaaatttgtcATAACCTTCTAGAATTTTAAAATCTGTTGTCCCTTAAAGTCTTCTATATTTACTGAGGTAATTTTAAAATTTGTTGTTTGTTAAAGGCCTCTATTCATTGAAGGGATTGTAATGCATTCCTCATTTCTGATAATTTGATCAATCAATCCTTGATCATATGAGCAAAAACTTCTTATAGCGTCTGATATTGAATAAAAGAATCTGTATCTCTTTATTGCTGTAGCAATTTCTGTATTTTCTGCTTTCTTCACTTCTACAGGAATAGCAGTGAAACATTGCTAGCTGATGTCAGTAAACCGTTTTGACTACTTAGTATTTGGTGTAACTAGTTGCTTGATTAGTTGGATTCAGTGGGTGAATTCTATAGTATTTTTTCTATGTGTCGTCCAATATTTTTGCATCTAATTAGTATTAGAATTgtatttataataatttaataccttcaattgatatcagagcataGAAAAAGACGAGATTATTATGTTTACAGAGTTGTTTTATAAGAGAAGAATAATAAGATCGCAATCACTCTTTTTCTTTAAAGGATCGCTGTTTTGAAGGAAGGTAATTGTATTTGTCCAGTCAAAAGAAAAGTTGTTGTTCCAAATAAAAGGAGGAAAGGAGACGGCTCTGAAGGTAAGTTTTATTGTTGTTTGTTCTTCACATTTCTATGTGAGACAGCAAGAGGAAAGATAATTTTTTCTTATGTTGTGGGCTGTAAGCTTTTTTTCAAATCAAAACATAACGGCATTAAATCtaaagataaatatttgttgatttttttttaaaaataaaaattttggtttattttttttatttttttttaaagtgtcatatatttaaACAGATGAAGATATTTTTTTGTTGATTGACAATAGCCGTTATgttgtttttttgtatttatttgagaTAACAAATATTGCATGACATCAAAACTATTGATTCCTATTTTAATGGGACACATTTTGTTTATTGGGTCGAACGAATTTTGCTTATTGCAATCCAAGAATGCAAAATTTGTTGAAATCTAAAGATTTAGGGCATATTATTAGTAATGGATATGAAGAACCTAAAAAATATTAATGCATTAACTCTAGAAAAATTCACAAAAAGACAATGAAGCTTTATTTCTAATTCAAGGTGCACTATGTCAATCAATTTTTCCTCAAATAAGTGATGTTGTACACATTCTAAAGAGGCATTGACTATTCTTGTAAATGCATATCAAAGTGTTCATATAGTTAAGTTACAAACACTGtggaaaaattttgaaaat
This window of the Cryptomeria japonica unplaced genomic scaffold, Sugi_1.0 HiC_scaffold_282, whole genome shotgun sequence genome carries:
- the LOC131870085 gene encoding paired amphipathic helix protein Sin3-like 4 — its product is MKRAAEKERSEIRGPKRCRFAEGYEEMPLPTEIDAQSYLISVKEHFKDDMGKFAEFIQILDDFRSKTCDAIKVIARLKQLVKSHELLLGFNKFLPKGFEILLPSEDFLRDGHKDQHHKSRAMLGSNALPASNNEKITYKPKSEMDLSHLEQCTPRYRLIPQNFLKPVASCSTDLDAEVLNDICVSVASGTEDYRRKRQFNTYEQAILNCEDDRFELDMLIKNLEAAIERVHELLEKQHAHFRIEDHLTAMNLRCIELIYGNCGLRIIDLLLEKPDRCLPVIVKRLQQKHDEWVDCRTRFNKGWADVYTKYYQRSLDHHSSRFNQRDAKCLSHLENIMEDCCI